One genomic segment of Patescibacteria group bacterium includes these proteins:
- the rplU gene encoding 50S ribosomal protein L21, which translates to MLAVIKTGGKQYLVKPGDKIKIEKIAGKERKEITFKEVLLLEKNKKVEIGTPLVKGAKVIAKILSQGKGKKVIIFKYKPKTRYKKKAGHRQPFTEVEILKIEL; encoded by the coding sequence ATGTTAGCTGTAATTAAAACTGGGGGCAAACAATATCTTGTTAAACCCGGGGATAAAATAAAAATTGAGAAAATTGCAGGGAAAGAAAGAAAGGAGATAACTTTCAAAGAAGTTTTGTTATTGGAGAAAAATAAAAAAGTGGAGATTGGCACGCCTTTAGTAAAAGGCGCTAAAGTGATTGCTAAAATTTTATCACAAGGCAAAGGAAAAAAAGTCATCATTTTCAAATACAAACCAAAAACCCGCTACAAGAAAAAAGCGGGCCATAGGCAACCCTTTACCGAAGTCGAAATATTAAAAATTGAACTTTAA
- a CDS encoding helix-turn-helix domain-containing protein — MDYSILFRTNLRRLKEKAGVSFNEIGQAVNRGAGTVQRWGPDGLPDYNVLVGLADFFTKTLGRFVSIDEFFDRKPN, encoded by the coding sequence ATGGATTACAGTATCCTATTTAGAACTAATTTGAGGCGACTTAAAGAAAAAGCTGGCGTCAGTTTTAATGAAATAGGGCAGGCAGTAAATCGAGGAGCTGGAACGGTTCAGCGATGGGGACCCGATGGACTACCAGATTATAACGTCTTGGTTGGTTTAGCTGATTTTTTTACTAAAACTTTAGGAAGATTTGTTTCCATTGATGAATTCTTTGATAGAAAGCCGAACTAG
- the recR gene encoding recombination mediator RecR, translating to MYPKSIQKLIDLFSKFPTVGPRTAARFVFYLIKLPQEKFDELLASITNLKKAIRICSSCFNPFEDSEETLCSICRDNSRDKTLLCVIEKETDLISIEKTKKYKGLYFILGGTISFKKADSKKIRIEELKERIKNNGFKEIIIATNSTTEGEATALFIKRELKSFNIKTTRLGRGLPVGGELEYADEDTLSSAFEGRK from the coding sequence ATGTATCCAAAATCTATTCAAAAACTTATTGATTTGTTTTCTAAGTTCCCCACTGTTGGGCCGCGAACTGCTGCCCGTTTTGTTTTTTATTTAATAAAACTTCCTCAAGAAAAATTTGATGAGCTTTTGGCTTCAATAACCAATTTGAAGAAAGCAATAAGAATCTGTTCATCTTGTTTTAATCCTTTTGAGGATTCAGAGGAAACTTTATGTTCTATTTGTAGAGATAATTCGCGGGACAAAACATTACTTTGTGTGATAGAAAAAGAAACTGACTTAATTTCAATTGAAAAAACAAAGAAATACAAGGGTCTTTATTTTATTTTGGGCGGGACAATTAGTTTTAAAAAAGCAGATTCAAAGAAAATAAGGATTGAAGAATTAAAAGAAAGAATTAAAAATAATGGTTTTAAAGAAATCATTATTGCTACCAATTCCACTACTGAAGGCGAAGCCACTGCTTTATTTATAAAAAGAGAACTAAAATCTTTTAATATTAAAACCACCCGCCTCGGACGGGGCCTCCCTGTTGGTGGCGAATTGGAGTACGCTGACGAAGACACCCTGTCCAGCGCCTTTGAAGGAAGAAAATAA
- the dnaB gene encoding replicative DNA helicase — MAKENQNLGGPEKLPPQNIEAEKSLLGSLTLDKNAIIKVADFLQPRDFYKQNHQQIYQAIVELFEKGEPVDLLAVSSRLKEKKLLEEVGGNSYLTELINTVPTAAHISNYAKIVQRKRILRDLIEASQEINSIGYDEKEDIDVLLDRAEQRIFSIAQKSLTQRFILIKDGLEDAFERIDKLSKHEGGLRGLPTGFTDLDNILAGLQKSDLVILASRPSLGKSALAVNIAANIAVNQKIPIGLFSLEMSKDQVVDRLIAGLSNVDLWRLRTGRLSSEGEDNDFTRIQHTMGLLSEAPIYIDDAASSNVLQMRAMARRLQAEHGLGLIIIDYLQLMEPRNPATTMVQQVTEISRALKGLAREINVPVLALSQLSRAVEQRSPQIPRLADLRESGSLEQDSDVVLFIYREDRYRPDTTRKNIADIIIAKHRNGPVGKVELYFDDRRVCFRNLEKGEYTE; from the coding sequence ATGGCTAAGGAAAATCAAAACTTGGGCGGGCCTGAAAAACTTCCGCCCCAAAATATTGAGGCAGAAAAATCTTTATTAGGTTCTTTAACGTTGGATAAGAACGCTATTATTAAGGTGGCGGATTTCCTTCAGCCGCGAGATTTTTATAAACAAAATCATCAGCAAATTTACCAGGCAATTGTAGAGCTTTTTGAAAAAGGAGAACCAGTTGACTTATTAGCTGTTTCTAGCCGCCTCAAAGAAAAGAAACTCTTGGAAGAAGTTGGTGGAAATAGTTATTTAACTGAACTTATTAATACTGTTCCTACTGCTGCCCATATCTCAAATTACGCCAAAATCGTCCAAAGAAAAAGAATTTTAAGGGACTTAATTGAAGCCAGCCAGGAAATTAATTCAATAGGCTATGACGAAAAAGAAGATATTGATGTGCTTTTGGACCGGGCTGAACAAAGAATTTTTAGTATTGCCCAAAAAAGTTTAACCCAACGGTTTATCCTGATTAAAGATGGTTTAGAAGATGCTTTTGAAAGAATTGATAAACTCTCCAAACACGAAGGAGGTCTTCGAGGACTTCCAACCGGCTTTACTGATTTAGATAATATTTTAGCTGGCCTCCAAAAATCTGACCTGGTAATTTTAGCTTCCCGCCCCTCTCTGGGAAAGAGCGCTTTGGCTGTAAATATTGCAGCTAATATTGCCGTCAATCAAAAAATCCCAATAGGATTATTTAGTTTAGAAATGTCAAAAGACCAGGTAGTAGATAGATTGATTGCTGGTTTATCTAATGTTGACTTATGGAGGTTAAGGACTGGCCGGCTTTCCAGCGAAGGCGAAGACAATGATTTTACGAGAATTCAACATACAATGGGTCTGCTATCCGAAGCCCCAATTTATATTGATGATGCTGCCTCTTCTAATGTTTTGCAAATGAGAGCAATGGCAAGGAGATTACAGGCAGAACATGGATTAGGGCTTATTATTATTGATTATTTACAACTGATGGAGCCCAGAAATCCAGCGACCACTATGGTTCAACAAGTAACTGAAATCTCTCGAGCCCTTAAAGGTTTGGCTAGAGAGATTAATGTTCCAGTCCTTGCTTTATCCCAGCTTTCCCGGGCAGTAGAACAACGCTCCCCCCAAATCCCCAGATTAGCAGATTTACGTGAAAGTGGGAGCCTGGAGCAGGACTCGGATGTGGTGCTCTTTATATATCGCGAGGACAGGTACCGTCCTGACACTACCAGGAAAAATATTGCTGATATTATTATTGCTAAACATAGAAATGGACCGGTAGGAAAAGTTGAACTTTATTTTGACGACCGAAGAGTATGCTTTAGAAACCTTGAAAAAGGAGAATATACAGAATAA
- the cysS gene encoding cysteine--tRNA ligase, with protein MLKLYNTLTRKKEILKSRRGKKINLFVCGITSYDFSHIGHARTYIVFDMIAKYLKQKGYDVFYLQNITDVDDKIINQAKRQKVSWKNLSQKFEREYLKDMKALNVNSVTKYARATAHIKEIISQVTRLLDKGFAYQIKDGIYYDISKFKNYGKLSGRTAVQAEDAVSRIDEAKDKRNKGDFCLWKFSKKREPKWPSPWGPGRPGWHIEDTAITEKYFGPQYDIHGGAKDLIFPHHEAEISQMEAISGKSPMVKYWLHTGFLTVKGKKMAKSLGNFITIKDFLKNHSARILRLFVLKTHYLSPINYSEKEIDQVKRQLERIDEFLDKIKKQKIRNEKQKTKIAKNLISKIKKDFEDHMENDFNTPRALASIFQLVNQGNLLLNKNKLTSKDARDILKFLKEVDKVFSFIFWGKREAVKISLSVKKLVKQREQARKKKDWKLADEIRKKIKQMGYQIKDTKEGPKIKACK; from the coding sequence ATGCTCAAACTCTACAATACTTTAACCAGAAAGAAAGAGATTTTAAAATCCAGAAGAGGTAAAAAGATAAATCTTTTTGTCTGCGGGATAACAAGTTATGACTTTTCTCATATTGGTCATGCAAGGACCTATATTGTTTTTGATATGATAGCTAAATATCTCAAGCAAAAGGGGTATGATGTTTTTTATCTTCAAAATATTACTGATGTTGATGATAAGATTATAAATCAAGCAAAAAGACAAAAGGTTTCTTGGAAGAACTTATCTCAGAAATTTGAAAGAGAATACTTAAAAGATATGAAAGCCCTGAATGTAAATAGTGTTACCAAGTATGCCAGGGCAACAGCTCACATTAAAGAAATCATTAGCCAAGTCACAAGATTACTGGACAAAGGTTTTGCTTATCAAATAAAAGACGGGATTTATTATGACATTTCTAAATTTAAAAATTATGGCAAGCTCTCTGGAAGGACGGCTGTTCAAGCCGAGGACGCTGTTTCCCGAATTGACGAGGCAAAAGATAAAAGGAACAAGGGTGACTTTTGCTTATGGAAATTCTCAAAAAAAAGAGAACCAAAATGGCCCAGTCCCTGGGGACCTGGGCGTCCTGGCTGGCATATTGAAGATACTGCTATTACTGAAAAATATTTTGGGCCCCAGTATGATATTCACGGCGGAGCAAAAGATTTAATCTTCCCTCATCATGAAGCTGAAATTAGCCAGATGGAAGCTATATCCGGCAAAAGCCCAATGGTAAAATATTGGCTTCATACTGGGTTTTTAACTGTCAAAGGAAAAAAGATGGCAAAATCTCTTGGCAATTTTATTACTATCAAGGACTTTTTAAAAAATCATTCAGCCAGAATTCTCCGTCTGTTTGTTCTCAAAACTCATTACCTCTCCCCTATCAATTATAGCGAAAAAGAGATTGACCAAGTCAAGAGGCAGTTGGAAAGAATTGACGAATTTTTAGATAAAATCAAGAAACAGAAAATAAGAAACGAGAAACAAAAAACAAAAATTGCTAAAAATCTAATTTCAAAAATTAAAAAGGATTTTGAAGACCATATGGAAAATGATTTTAACACGCCAAGGGCTTTGGCCTCAATATTTCAATTAGTCAATCAAGGCAATCTACTGCTCAACAAAAATAAACTCACTTCTAAAGATGCCAGAGATATTTTAAAATTTTTAAAGGAAGTTGATAAAGTTTTTAGTTTTATCTTTTGGGGTAAAAGAGAAGCTGTTAAAATCTCCTTGTCTGTCAAAAAATTAGTCAAACAAAGAGAGCAAGCCCGTAAAAAAAAGGACTGGAAATTAGCTGATGAAATAAGAAAAAAAATCAAACAAATGGGCTATCAGATTAAAGACACAAAAGAAGGCCCGAAAATTAAAGCCTGCAAATAA
- a CDS encoding GtrA family protein, with the protein MRKANIIYPFIIGEAIALIFLGVLKYSPEYLPEMPSFIIRMVWYFPIVLPLLSIFGVFVASLLTKKIPALFQLAKFVLVGALNTFVDFGILILLLTIFGVAAGLLYSISKAFSFSCSVVNSYFWNKFWTFEKKETKGAGREFGKFYLIAGIGFFLNVSIASLIVNIIGPQFGLSVEIWAIVGAFIAVLCVFIWNFLGYKFIVFKK; encoded by the coding sequence ATGAGAAAAGCAAATATTATATATCCTTTTATTATCGGAGAAGCGATTGCCTTAATTTTCCTTGGCGTTTTAAAATATTCACCAGAATATTTGCCAGAAATGCCCTCCTTTATAATCCGAATGGTATGGTATTTCCCCATAGTTTTACCCCTTCTTTCAATTTTTGGCGTTTTTGTTGCTTCTCTTTTGACGAAAAAAATCCCAGCCCTTTTTCAACTGGCTAAATTTGTTTTAGTTGGTGCCTTAAATACTTTTGTTGATTTTGGGATATTGATTCTTTTATTGACAATTTTTGGAGTTGCTGCGGGCTTGCTCTATTCTATTTCCAAAGCTTTTTCTTTCAGTTGTTCAGTAGTAAACTCTTATTTCTGGAATAAGTTTTGGACTTTTGAGAAAAAAGAAACTAAGGGAGCTGGCAGGGAGTTTGGAAAGTTTTATTTAATAGCTGGAATTGGGTTTTTCCTTAATGTTAGTATTGCTTCTCTTATAGTTAATATTATTGGACCTCAATTCGGTTTGTCAGTAGAAATCTGGGCAATAGTCGGAGCTTTTATAGCTGTTCTTTGTGTTTTTATCTGGAACTTTCTCGGATATAAATTTATAGTATTTAAAAAGTAG
- the dnaX gene encoding DNA polymerase III subunit gamma/tau, with the protein MANLVLYRKYRPQTFTEIIGQEHVVQTLTNAIASGMISHAYLFSGPRGSGKTTIARLLAKSVNCRNHKDSEFEPCDKCSSCLEIKQGNSLDLIEIDAASHRGIDEIRELREGIKFAPTKEKYKVFIIDESHQLTREAVNALLKTLEEPPSHAIFVLATTEIHKMIPTIISRCQRFDFRKLTLPEIIKRLDIISKKEKAKIDRPALELIALNSGGSIRDAESLLDQALTFTGTLGREGIIKTEDIKDLLGLTDINLINQFVDFISEKSGEKAIKFLEETFEKGYDPQEFAKALVRYLRQTMLLKINPSPMNPVIIGLTKEEQEKIQTQAEKFNSQELQHILNLFLEAENKMKYSSIPQLPLELAIVDIIHQEG; encoded by the coding sequence ATGGCTAATTTAGTTTTATACAGAAAATACAGGCCGCAGACCTTTACTGAGATTATCGGCCAAGAGCATGTGGTCCAAACCCTGACTAATGCAATTGCTTCAGGCATGATTTCCCATGCTTATTTGTTTTCTGGCCCCCGGGGTTCAGGAAAAACCACTATTGCCCGGCTTTTGGCAAAATCAGTAAATTGTCGTAATCATAAGGATTCTGAATTTGAGCCCTGCGATAAATGCTCTTCTTGTTTGGAAATTAAACAAGGCAACTCTTTAGATTTGATTGAAATTGATGCTGCCTCACACCGAGGCATTGATGAAATCAGAGAATTGAGAGAAGGGATTAAATTTGCTCCGACAAAAGAAAAATACAAAGTTTTTATAATTGACGAGAGCCACCAATTGACCCGCGAAGCAGTCAATGCTCTTTTAAAAACTTTGGAAGAACCACCTTCTCATGCAATATTTGTTTTAGCTACAACCGAGATTCATAAAATGATTCCAACCATTATTTCCAGATGCCAGAGATTTGATTTCAGAAAACTAACCTTGCCTGAAATTATCAAAAGATTAGATATTATTTCTAAAAAAGAAAAAGCAAAAATTGATAGACCAGCTCTGGAACTCATTGCTTTAAATTCCGGGGGTTCAATAAGAGATGCTGAAAGTTTATTAGACCAGGCCTTGACTTTTACCGGAACTTTAGGGAGAGAGGGGATAATCAAAACAGAAGATATTAAAGATTTATTGGGATTGACAGATATAAATTTAATCAACCAGTTTGTTGATTTTATTTCTGAAAAAAGCGGGGAGAAAGCTATTAAATTTTTGGAGGAAACTTTTGAAAAGGGTTATGACCCTCAAGAATTTGCCAAGGCATTAGTTCGTTATTTAAGGCAGACAATGCTTTTGAAAATAAATCCCAGTCCAATGAACCCGGTGATTATTGGTTTAACCAAAGAAGAGCAAGAAAAAATTCAAACTCAGGCAGAGAAGTTTAACTCCCAGGAACTTCAGCACATTTTAAACCTTTTTCTGGAGGCAGAAAACAAAATGAAATATTCCTCAATTCCGCAACTTCCATTGGAATTAGCAATAGTTGACATAATACACCAAGAAGGGTAA
- a CDS encoding glycosyltransferase family 39 protein translates to MSNRLTNLIAGLLLLTVFLVCFFSMKDDSATMDEMSHIPAGYSYLTQKDFRINPEHPPLIKDLAAVPLLSLDLNFPKNHASWTEGINEQWWFGSQFLYRSGNNPDQIVFWARIPMILLLIFLGWFLFRWARELAGNKVALLVLTLFSFSPTFLAHGRLVTTDIAAALGVVLATYFWLKFLKSPTKKNIILAGLIFGLSMLLKFSLALLVPFFAVITVIYAWSQEKGSKKCLLGILKYIGLALIVGIIGMILIWPVYQFHLLNYPAERQLQDSEFILASSGINPLKNLCLWMADKPVLRPYAYYLLGLLMVTQRVAGGNTVYFLNEISNGGWWYYFPTVYLLKIPLAFHILTLIVLLYAAWLIIIKKPFWQNTFHRLKDWIKNHFPEFSMMVFLIIYWLTSITGTLNIGVRHLLPVFPFTYILVSLGIAKWIKRIPGISRKKMGTSLVSVLLGFYIISSLLVWPHYLTYFNEIAGGPQNGYKYVVDSNYDWGQDLKRLKKWVDENKIEKIYVDYFGGGDTEYYLKEKYASWWGDRNKKELPQGSYLAVSATLLQGGKGSPTHGFDQPTGYYRWLDDYQPITRVGNSIFIYYIP, encoded by the coding sequence ATGTCTAACCGTCTCACAAATTTAATCGCTGGTCTTCTGCTTCTTACGGTATTCTTAGTTTGCTTTTTCAGTATGAAAGATGATTCAGCCACCATGGACGAAATGTCTCATATCCCGGCCGGCTATTCTTATTTAACCCAGAAAGATTTTCGAATTAACCCGGAGCATCCGCCATTGATAAAAGACCTAGCTGCTGTCCCTCTTCTATCTTTGGACCTGAATTTCCCAAAAAACCATGCTTCCTGGACTGAGGGAATTAATGAACAGTGGTGGTTTGGTTCTCAGTTTTTGTATCGTTCGGGGAACAATCCTGATCAGATTGTATTTTGGGCCCGAATCCCAATGATTTTGCTTTTAATATTTTTAGGTTGGTTCCTCTTTCGCTGGGCAAGAGAATTAGCCGGAAACAAAGTTGCTCTTTTGGTCTTAACCCTATTTTCCTTCTCCCCTACTTTTCTGGCTCATGGGAGATTGGTAACTACTGATATTGCAGCTGCTTTGGGAGTGGTCTTGGCTACTTATTTTTGGTTAAAATTTCTAAAAAGCCCGACAAAAAAGAATATAATTTTAGCCGGGCTGATATTCGGGCTATCAATGCTCTTAAAATTTTCCTTAGCCCTGCTTGTTCCCTTCTTTGCTGTAATTACCGTAATTTATGCTTGGTCTCAAGAAAAGGGTTCTAAAAAATGCCTCTTAGGAATTCTGAAATACATCGGGCTGGCTCTAATTGTAGGAATAATTGGAATGATTCTTATCTGGCCGGTTTATCAATTTCATCTTTTAAATTATCCAGCCGAACGCCAATTACAAGATTCTGAATTTATTTTAGCTTCAAGCGGCATAAATCCTCTAAAAAATCTTTGTCTCTGGATGGCTGACAAACCAGTGCTCCGACCCTATGCCTATTATCTTTTAGGACTTCTAATGGTTACTCAAAGGGTAGCTGGCGGCAATACTGTGTATTTTCTTAATGAAATTTCAAATGGGGGCTGGTGGTATTATTTCCCGACTGTTTATCTTTTAAAAATACCCTTAGCTTTTCATATTTTAACTTTAATTGTTCTTTTGTATGCAGCCTGGTTAATTATAATTAAAAAGCCTTTTTGGCAAAATACTTTTCATCGGTTAAAAGATTGGATAAAAAATCATTTTCCCGAATTTTCAATGATGGTATTTTTAATAATTTATTGGCTCACTTCTATAACTGGAACTCTTAATATTGGAGTAAGGCACCTTTTGCCTGTTTTTCCTTTTACCTATATTTTAGTTAGTCTGGGAATAGCAAAATGGATAAAAAGAATACCCGGCATATCCCGGAAAAAAATGGGAACTTCTCTTGTTTCGGTGCTTTTGGGCTTTTACATAATTTCTTCTCTCTTGGTTTGGCCTCACTACTTAACCTATTTTAATGAAATTGCCGGAGGGCCCCAAAATGGATACAAATATGTGGTGGATTCAAACTATGATTGGGGCCAGGATTTGAAACGACTAAAAAAATGGGTGGATGAAAATAAGATTGAGAAAATTTATGTTGATTATTTTGGCGGAGGCGATACCGAATATTATCTAAAAGAAAAATATGCTTCCTGGTGGGGCGATCGTAATAAAAAAGAACTTCCCCAAGGAAGTTATCTGGCGGTCTCGGCAACCCTTCTTCAGGGAGGCAAAGGAAGTCCTACCCATGGTTTTGATCAACCAACCGGCTACTATCGCTGGCTTGACGATTATCAGCCAATAACCCGGGTCGGCAACTCAATATTTATCTATTATATTCCCTAA
- a CDS encoding glycosyltransferase family 2 protein, whose amino-acid sequence MHLSVIIPAYNEEKRVPKTLREINDYLKKQSYLSEIIVVNDGSTDRTSEVVKELQKIIPNLKLINIENSGKGYAVKKGILEAKGEYRIFTDADNATSINQVERMWPEFSKGYDVVIGSRDVKGAVLAVPQPWLRKVILGGGFKLVRKIIIGLWKIQDTQCGFKGFKEKAGQDIFSRVTIYRFGFDPEVLVIAKRLGYKIKEIPITWINDPESKVKFKNMVKMFFEILKIRWNLILGKYKNIIK is encoded by the coding sequence ATTCACCTTTCAGTGATTATTCCAGCCTATAATGAAGAGAAAAGAGTACCAAAGACCCTGCGGGAAATTAATGATTATTTGAAAAAACAGTCTTATTTGTCGGAAATTATCGTTGTTAATGACGGTTCAACCGATAGAACTTCAGAAGTAGTCAAAGAATTACAGAAAATAATTCCAAATTTAAAATTGATAAATATCGAAAACTCGGGTAAAGGCTACGCAGTCAAAAAAGGAATACTTGAGGCCAAAGGAGAATATCGAATTTTTACTGATGCCGATAATGCAACTTCAATTAATCAGGTTGAGAGAATGTGGCCAGAGTTTTCCAAGGGATACGATGTTGTCATCGGTTCGCGAGATGTTAAAGGGGCGGTCCTGGCTGTACCTCAACCCTGGTTAAGAAAGGTAATTTTGGGAGGAGGTTTTAAATTAGTTAGAAAAATAATTATTGGTCTTTGGAAGATTCAAGATACTCAGTGCGGTTTTAAGGGTTTTAAAGAAAAGGCAGGGCAAGATATTTTTTCCAGAGTCACAATTTACCGTTTTGGATTTGATCCCGAGGTCTTGGTTATAGCAAAAAGACTGGGCTATAAAATTAAAGAAATTCCCATAACTTGGATAAATGATCCAGAAAGCAAGGTAAAATTTAAAAATATGGTTAAAATGTTTTTTGAGATATTAAAAATCAGATGGAATCTAATTTTGGGAAAGTATAAGAATATAATAAAATAA
- a CDS encoding LysM peptidoglycan-binding domain-containing protein has translation MKKNNLIKLIIIGIIIIGIIGGVMEVKAAGIGGLSILPAFPDLDVKYSDIWFIYNLDKEESKRDAVRIKNRTGEDVEIKIYPVDAGLTPDGAFALNNEGDERLGIGGWIEMESYKLVIPNDTEQLIYFTISIPQDAEVGDHMGGIIVENLERQKGGREGALTIITRVGVRVYETVPGEIVKKIELTGFDFTIHNKRLTDKNTTWEKIKHVLGLHKYGQLNIALKNTGNVHLNPLATIEIRDIFGGHIATLENIALGTTFPVKSTLLPRRWENPPAFNFVRASLLINYGDNQTIEKNISFFIIPWPLIFFLVVLIILFFLGRLLWHLWLAKVKLTMESHTVEKKQTIMDIAKKYSVSWKKLARINRLKPPYILKKGDTLFIPKKK, from the coding sequence ATGAAAAAAAATAATTTAATAAAGTTAATAATTATAGGAATAATCATAATAGGCATAATAGGCGGGGTCATGGAGGTTAAGGCAGCCGGGATAGGAGGCTTAAGTATTTTACCAGCTTTTCCTGACCTTGATGTCAAATATTCTGATATCTGGTTTATTTACAATCTTGACAAAGAAGAAAGTAAGCGGGACGCAGTAAGAATTAAAAATCGTACCGGTGAAGATGTAGAAATAAAAATTTATCCAGTAGATGCTGGCCTCACTCCAGACGGTGCTTTTGCCCTGAATAATGAAGGCGATGAACGTCTGGGTATTGGCGGGTGGATTGAAATGGAGAGTTATAAATTAGTTATTCCAAATGATACTGAGCAGCTTATCTATTTCACTATCTCTATTCCTCAAGACGCTGAGGTGGGTGATCATATGGGTGGAATTATAGTGGAGAATTTAGAAAGGCAGAAAGGCGGCAGAGAAGGGGCTTTAACCATTATCACCCGGGTAGGGGTGCGAGTCTATGAAACGGTACCAGGTGAAATTGTTAAAAAAATTGAGCTAACTGGTTTTGATTTTACTATTCATAATAAACGTCTTACCGATAAAAATACTACCTGGGAAAAGATTAAACATGTTTTAGGACTTCATAAATATGGACAGCTTAACATTGCTTTAAAAAACACCGGTAATGTCCACCTTAATCCTTTGGCTACCATTGAGATACGTGATATTTTTGGCGGTCATATAGCTACCCTGGAAAACATTGCCCTGGGTACTACCTTTCCTGTAAAATCCACTCTCCTTCCTCGACGCTGGGAAAATCCTCCGGCTTTTAATTTTGTCCGAGCCAGCCTCCTTATCAATTATGGTGATAATCAAACCATTGAAAAAAATATTTCTTTCTTTATTATTCCCTGGCCATTAATATTTTTCTTAGTTGTCTTAATTATTCTTTTCTTCCTTGGCCGGTTGCTCTGGCATCTCTGGTTAGCTAAAGTCAAGCTTACTATGGAAAGTCATACTGTAGAAAAAAAGCAGACTATTATGGATATTGCTAAAAAATATAGTGTTTCCTGGAAAAAACTGGCCCGAATTAATCGTCTCAAACCGCCCTATATATTAAAAAAAGGAGACACTCTATTTATTCCAAAAAAGAAATAA
- a CDS encoding methyltransferase domain-containing protein, which produces MEKNEYEKLYQFENYYWWHVGRGKIIYRLLKNYLPNEEPFVIIDVGCGTGINLATLGKFGKVIGVDSSKKALQFTRKRGFKNLRQAKAEKLPFGDKSFDLVTALDVIEHIADDLKTLKEFHRVLKSQGLLLITAPAYQFIWSEHDEALHHFRRYTASQLHQKLNQAGFRVVKRSYVITFTFPLILGYRLLKGILSKGNLTPQTSYVILPKFLNNLLIFTLKIEAQLLKYINLPFGTSVVCLAQKN; this is translated from the coding sequence ATGGAGAAAAACGAATACGAAAAATTATATCAATTCGAAAATTACTACTGGTGGCATGTAGGTAGAGGTAAAATTATTTATAGGCTGCTAAAAAACTATTTGCCCAATGAAGAACCTTTTGTTATAATAGATGTAGGCTGTGGGACCGGTATCAATTTGGCCACCTTGGGAAAATTTGGAAAGGTTATCGGAGTTGATTCTTCAAAAAAAGCTCTACAATTTACTCGCAAACGGGGTTTTAAAAATCTCCGGCAAGCCAAAGCAGAAAAACTTCCTTTTGGTGATAAATCTTTTGATTTAGTTACCGCCCTCGATGTAATTGAACATATTGCTGATGATTTAAAGACTCTCAAGGAATTTCATCGAGTATTGAAAAGCCAAGGTCTACTTTTAATTACTGCTCCTGCCTACCAGTTTATTTGGTCAGAGCATGACGAAGCCCTTCATCATTTCCGCCGCTATACTGCTTCTCAGCTCCACCAAAAACTCAATCAAGCCGGTTTTCGGGTAGTGAAACGAAGTTATGTTATTACTTTTACCTTTCCTTTAATTCTAGGTTATCGTTTATTAAAGGGTATATTATCCAAAGGTAATTTAACTCCTCAAACTTCTTACGTTATTTTACCAAAATTTCTTAATAATCTTTTAATTTTTACATTAAAAATAGAAGCTCAATTACTTAAATATATCAATCTTCCCTTTGGCACTTCAGTTGTCTGTCTCGCCCAAAAGAATTAA